The following nucleotide sequence is from Alkalinema sp. FACHB-956.
AGCCATCCATTTCGGGCATCAGGACATCGGAAACAATCACGTCTGGAGGATCCTGCTCAAACAGGGCTAGGGCATCCAGCCCAGAAGCGGCATCTTGTACACAATAGCCCCGTTTACTCAGATAGCGGCTGAGGGCTGTCCGGAGCGTGGTGTCATCATCAACAACAAGAATTTTTTTCATGCGGAGGTGTCCTCGATCGGACAGAGTTGGAATAACAAGGTTGCACTGTTTCTGTAGTGCTAGGATGCCCAATTCACAACCTAGAATCGAAAATCATCGAAAATTCAACCCCGCTCAATTCACTGTTGAGGGCGCTGTTAAGGGCACTGTTAAGGGGCCTGTTGAGGCAACGCAATGCTTCCTCCGGATTACGCCCAACAATTGTGGAATTGATTAACTTTCCCAGCCCGCCATCCAGCGAACACGCAGTGAGCGAATACATAGAATACATAACAAAACTAGACGCATCAGGGCTGCGCCTCCAAAGCATTCTCGGGAATCCCCAGAGAAGCACTTGTATCCATCTGGAACCCTGTTTTGAGGAATCCGCATCATGATGAAACGCATGGTATTCATTGGGTTGGGATTATTGGGAACGATGTGTTCTGGGCTCGCGATCGCCTATCAGCAAGCCACAAGTTTGCCCGCTGGGTATGAAAATCCAGCCCAAAACCCCCTCCCTGCACCAGACACCCTCCAAGCGGCGGCCCAACCCATCGAGCAAAAGCTGCGATCGCTGAACTCAGAAAATTCCTCCGTCAGCTTAAGCCCAGCCGAAGTCAAGGTTCTCGTCGCCGCTACCATCAGCCAAATCAGTCAACAGGTCAAAGCCTCTACCGCCATTAAAGGTGTTCATACCACACTAGAGAATCAGCAACTTCAGGCAGGGGCTGTGGTTGACCTCGCGGAGTTACAGCAAAGTCAGTTATCTCGCCAGGAAAAGGCCCTGCTGCAGGACACGATCCAGCGGATTCCAGGCTTTCAAGATCGCCAAATCTATCTCGGGATTTCAGGTAAACCTCGAATTGTCCATGGCCAAATTCAACTTGATCCAGAGACTCAAGTCAAAGTGGGCAATCTCAGTTTTTCACTCCAGCAAATTGCCCAGCGCGTTGGCGTTCCGCCAGAACAAATCCAAGCCCAAATTAACCGAACCTTACCTCAATTTCCATCTGAAATGTCTGCCAGTTCTGTGGAAGTTGAGAACGATCGAGTGGTGATTCGTCGAAATTAGGCGCGATCGAACACAAGGTTTAAACAATATTCAGTCGCAGGATAAAAGATTCAGTCAAAGCACAAAGATTCATACCGTTGTGAAGTCTCAGCAATCCACTGGAGCACCCAAGTAGATGGATAGGACAGTTAACAGTGGGTTTGGAAGTCCTAAAAAAGTTTATGGAAATACTCGATCGCTTGGCAAAAGATAATCCACATTGCACCCGTAATGCTGGCAAAAAAAACGGTTGTGAGGGCCGTCATGCCTAGCCCAATCAGCATCAGCAATCCATCATCTTCTAATAATCCAATGACCAACGCTTCGATCGTATAGGCAGGTAATAGATTCGTCAGTGGAATGGGCAAGGGAAGCGCCATTAATGTTGCATTCCAAGCCATACACAGACCCACCAAACGGCGGATATTCCGGTTATGACTCACACGAACCAATCGCATTTGAGAAAACTTTTCAACAGGATAGAGAACTCGTTCAATATTTTTAAGTAATCCCTGGGATAACTTCGGCGACATTTCCAACTGTGCCAAACGATGGGGTAACCAAGGCTGTTTAGCCCCCAATGCTAACTGCAAGCCCATCAAGATCGTGCCTGCTCCCATTAAGGTGGAAAATCCCGCTAATGGAATGGGTACTGGAATCAACATCGGTAGGGTGAGAAGTCCGCTCAAAATGCCAAATCCCTGTTCGCCAGTGCGCTCCAACAAGGTTGCAATCGAAAGAGGCGTGTCTGAATGTTCTTCGAGCAAACCTTGAATGGTTACAGAGAGCTTCATATGGGCAGGGATAAAAGAGCGCGATAGCAAAAGAACCTTATGGGATAGAATTCCCGCTGACACAGGTCAATTCCGCAATAAAATTCTCGAAAAACGATATAAGAACCCGATCGAACCAAAAGCTTCCTTTCAACCAATACCAAAATCGAAAACCAAACAAATCGATTTTTGATTGCAACCTAGGGGTGATGGCTCTCTAAATTTCCCTACTCTGCGGGACGCAGAACGCCAAGAAGCAGAACTCTAGAAGCAGAACGCCAGAAGCAGAATTCCACCAAGAGACTTGCAAGCCGTTCAGAGCAATTTTCTCCGATTTCTTGGCAGAGTCCTTCCATCAGGCGCTAGGGGATCTAGAGGAAATCGGATTTACAGCTCGGATCTGTAGTCTTGATCAATCAATTTACTCCGGAATCTTGCTTCTGTTGTAACCTTCTTTTCCTAATAAAATCGGTTCGCAATAGTTTTGTAACAGACTGGATCGATCCTTGCGATTCCTTTGTGGGCAGGCATTGACCTAACCCGTCGGGGTCAAAGAACTGAAGCTAGCTAGCGGAAGCAATTTCTCAAGGGCCAAATCTGAGGCGATGGTGGCAAGCTGGTTGAGATTCGTCGGATCTTCTAGGTGAGGCAAGACGCCCAAAACGGGCAAGCGGGTCAACGTTTCAATCAGCGCAATGTTCGCCCATTGATCGACTTCATCAGCCGTGACGGGCGTGATACAGTTCAGCACAATCCCTTTCAGGTGAACCCGCGATCGTTCTGCCAGAGCGACATTGGCTACCGCTTGCCCGATCGCGCCCAGCTTAACCGGAACCACCAGCACCGCAGAAAGTCGCCAATCCCAGGCTAAGTCGGCCACAGTGGTCTCGTGGGTAACGGGTGACCCCAATCCCCCCAGACCCTCTACTAGCACAAAATCATGGTTTTGCACTAGCTGAGTATAGGTATGCCAGACGAGATCGAGGGGAATCGATCGGCCTTCTCGATCCGCTGCCAAGGGGGGCGCTAAGGGAGCTGCAAACTGCAGGGGGTTAGCTAGGGTGAGGTGAGCACTGGCTGAGAACAGCCGCTGGTAATGCTCACGATCGCCCACCCCGGTTTGAATCGGTTTCAAAATTCCCAGCGATCGGGGTTGACAGTAAAGCTGCCAATAGGCCGCTAACGCAGAGGTTAGCACCGTCTTACCCGCATCGGTATCCGTTCCCGTAATTAACAGTGCATTCACCCGCAATTTCTCCTTCGCACCGTATACCCGCCATTGTACGGGATCATGCTAGCATCCCTTTTCCATGACATCGGAGTTTATTCCCGAGGAGTTTATTCCCGATGCCCTCCAACCGCCCACTAAAGGGAATGCTCCACTGAATGGGAGGATCCACCCAAGCAGTGACCATTGATGGCCCCCTTACCTCACACTGACCGTCAACGTAAATTCCGCAGGTTCATTGGCGCTAACATCAATCTGATAGTCCCCGGTATCGGCCACAGGATTTTCCCAAGACTTCCCACCCCCTTCCAGCGGACTCCCATCGGGACGCCGCACAATGAAAGCTCCACTGCCTTGGAGGTTAATACTGAGCGCCTGACCCGATTGGATGCTGAGTAGATAGCGGCGAATGACTCGGCCATCCGTGCGACCTTGAATTTGGGCAGAGCTTTGTCCTTGCGAAAAGGAAATTCGTTCAGTTTTGACCTCGGCTTCAGAGGGCGGGGTTGGATCGGTGCTGGGAGAAGGCGACACGGATGGAGATGGGGAGGGCACGATCGGATTGGCCAACTTCAGTTCCAACTTAAAGTCCGATTTCGACAAACCTTGGACCGTCTTAAGTTGCACAGCATAGCTGCCATTGAAGGGCAATTCTCCTTCCCAGAACGGCACCCGTTTTGCCCGATCGA
It contains:
- the bioD gene encoding dethiobiotin synthase, yielding MNALLITGTDTDAGKTVLTSALAAYWQLYCQPRSLGILKPIQTGVGDREHYQRLFSASAHLTLANPLQFAAPLAPPLAADREGRSIPLDLVWHTYTQLVQNHDFVLVEGLGGLGSPVTHETTVADLAWDWRLSAVLVVPVKLGAIGQAVANVALAERSRVHLKGIVLNCITPVTADEVDQWANIALIETLTRLPVLGVLPHLEDPTNLNQLATIASDLALEKLLPLASFSSLTPTG
- a CDS encoding exopolysaccharide biosynthesis protein, which gives rise to MLSRSFIPAHMKLSVTIQGLLEEHSDTPLSIATLLERTGEQGFGILSGLLTLPMLIPVPIPLAGFSTLMGAGTILMGLQLALGAKQPWLPHRLAQLEMSPKLSQGLLKNIERVLYPVEKFSQMRLVRVSHNRNIRRLVGLCMAWNATLMALPLPIPLTNLLPAYTIEALVIGLLEDDGLLMLIGLGMTALTTVFFASITGAMWIIFCQAIEYFHKLF